The genomic region AGTTCCGCAAGTTCACCGAGTACGTGCAGCGCGGCGTCGACTCCGGTGCCACCCTGCGGTGTGGCGGAACCGTCGTCGCCGTCGGGGACCGGCCCGGCGGCTACTTCGTGCGGCCCGCGGTGTTCACCGACGCCGAGCCCGGGATGCCGATCGTCGACGAAGAGGTGTTCGGCCCGCTGCTGAGCGTGCAGCGCGCCCGCTCACTCGACCACGCGATCGACCTGGCAAACGCAACCGAGTTCGGGCTGTCGGCAGCCATCGTCACCGGGGATCTGGCCACCGCGCAGATGTTCGCCCGCCGTTCGAAGACCGGCCTGGTCAAGATCAACCAGCCCACCACCGGCATGGCGATGAACGCACCCTTCGGCGGCTACAAGGCGTCATCCACCGCCACGTTCAAGGAACAGGCCGGTGCGTCGATGATCGAGTTCTACCTCAACGAGAAGACCGTCTATCTCAACCCCGCGTACTGAGCGGCCCTACCAGAAACAGGAAAAGACAATGGAATTCGTTCGTGTGGCCCGATCGGGGCAGGTGCCGGAGGGGATCGTGCGGCGGTTCTACGCCGGGGAGCACGAGTTCGCGGTGGCGCGGCTGAACGGTAAGGCGTACGCCACCTCCAACTACTGCACGCATCTGGACTGCCTGCTGTCGTCCGGCAAGCTGCGCGACGACGGCATCGGATGCTCCTGCCACGGAAGCGCTTTCGACCTCGAGACCGGGGAGCCGATCAGCCCGCCCGCCACCGAGCCGATCAAGACGTTCCCGTGCGAGGAGCGCGACGGCGAGATCTTCGTCGGCATCGCACCCGGCGAGGCGCCCGCAGGCCCGACCCGACGACTGCGCCGGCAGGCGTGATGACCGCACTGCGTCCGGCAACGCTGGCCACCGGCGGCATGGTCAGCAGTAGCCATCCCGCCGCAAGCCTGGCCGGGGCCCGGGTGCTGGCCGACGGCGGTAACGCCATCGACGCCACCCTGGCCATGGCGGCGCTCACCTGGTTGACGCTGCCCGGTCAGTGCGGCATCGGTGGCGACGCCTTCGCCGTCGTCCGCGAACCCGACGGTCGAGTGTGGACGGTCAACGGATCCGGCTACGGGCCCGACGGTGGCACCGCGGAGTTCTATGCGGCACAGGGATATTCGGCGATACCCATGGATGGTCCGCTGGCGGTCTCGGTGCCCGGCGCCCCCGCCGCGCTCGCCGCGCTGCACCGCAACGGCGCCACCCGGGAACTCGCCGAGCTGTGGGAGCCCGCCGCGGAGCTGGCCGAGCGAGGGCTGCCGTGCTCGGCGCGCACCGCCGGTGACGTCACCGAGGCGCTGGCCGCGATGCGCGCCGACGCCGGCCTGAGCGCGGTGTACACCGTCGACGGCACACCTCCGCGCGTCGGCACCCGGTTGCCGCAGCCCG from Mycolicibacterium phlei harbors:
- a CDS encoding Rieske (2Fe-2S) protein, with protein sequence MEFVRVARSGQVPEGIVRRFYAGEHEFAVARLNGKAYATSNYCTHLDCLLSSGKLRDDGIGCSCHGSAFDLETGEPISPPATEPIKTFPCEERDGEIFVGIAPGEAPAGPTRRLRRQA